One region of Prochlorococcus marinus str. GP2 genomic DNA includes:
- the rsmA gene encoding 16S rRNA (adenine(1518)-N(6)/adenine(1519)-N(6))-dimethyltransferase RsmA, translating to MNSKNYHQKKRFGQHWLVNKKILEKIKEIAVLNENDFILEIGPGKGALTSKLLDSEIKKLHAIELDKDLINLLNDKFNNNDKFSLQQGDILSVNLDSINKKITKVIANIPYNITGPILDIFIGRLGVIRNHNYEKIIFLMQKDVVDRILSKEGSPNAGALSIRMQLLSKIKKICDVPPSSFNPPPKVFSSLVVFEPIKNDLRLDISLEKYIDKLLRISFNSRRKMLRNTLNSVLSNEEINELSEYSKVCFNLRPQDISIDQWIKLAENCIKIKK from the coding sequence ATGAATTCTAAAAACTATCATCAAAAAAAAAGATTTGGGCAACACTGGTTGGTAAATAAAAAAATATTAGAAAAAATTAAAGAAATTGCTGTTCTTAATGAAAATGACTTTATTTTAGAAATTGGTCCTGGTAAAGGAGCTTTAACATCTAAGTTATTAGATTCAGAAATTAAAAAATTACATGCAATTGAGTTAGATAAAGATTTAATAAATTTATTAAATGATAAATTCAATAATAATGATAAGTTTTCACTGCAGCAGGGAGATATTCTTTCTGTAAATTTAGATTCGATTAATAAGAAGATTACTAAAGTGATTGCAAATATTCCTTACAATATAACTGGCCCAATATTGGATATTTTTATAGGTCGATTGGGAGTTATAAGAAACCATAATTACGAAAAAATAATATTTTTAATGCAGAAAGACGTTGTAGATAGGATTTTGTCAAAAGAAGGTAGTCCCAATGCTGGTGCGCTTAGTATAAGAATGCAACTTTTATCAAAAATAAAAAAAATATGTGATGTGCCCCCTTCATCATTTAATCCGCCTCCAAAAGTTTTTTCTTCTTTAGTAGTTTTCGAACCAATTAAAAATGATTTACGATTAGATATTAGTCTAGAAAAATATATAGATAAACTTCTTAGAATTTCATTTAATTCAAGAAGAAAAATGCTTAGAAATACTCTTAATTCAGTACTTTCAAATGAAGAGATAAATGAATTATCTGAATATTCAAAAGTTTGTTTTAATTTAAGGCCACAAGATATTTCAATTGACCAATGGATTAAGCTTGCAGAAAATTGTATTAAAATTAAAAAATAA
- the ispE gene encoding 4-(cytidine 5'-diphospho)-2-C-methyl-D-erythritol kinase, whose translation MQNLPKTKINIKSPAKINLHLEVIGKRDDGFHELAMIMQNIDLSDYLEFEINNEGLIKLESDCNDLSLSEDNLIVKSANLLRKKSNIDYGANIFLRKNIPIGAGLAGGSSNAAATLIGLNKLWDLNLDKETLCSLASNLGSDIPFFINGGIQLCFGRGEILEKLDSNFGYGVILLKNPNVSVSTAETYKKYSNRFCDQYLTDREMIENIRKNLRDNGLNNLDFDTHHSSIKNDLQLVVENENDSVKQALYLLSKLENCLTYSMSGSGPTCFAVFKDIETAKKELIANYKLFRNKGYDSWVCTFLEKGITFI comes from the coding sequence ATGCAAAATTTACCTAAAACGAAAATTAATATAAAGTCTCCTGCCAAAATAAATTTGCACCTTGAAGTTATTGGTAAAAGAGATGATGGATTTCATGAGTTAGCAATGATTATGCAAAATATCGATCTTTCTGATTATTTAGAATTTGAAATTAATAATGAAGGTTTAATTAAACTTGAGTCTGATTGTAATGATTTAAGCTTATCTGAAGATAACTTAATTGTTAAATCGGCAAATCTATTAAGGAAAAAATCAAATATAGATTACGGTGCGAATATATTTTTAAGAAAAAATATTCCAATTGGAGCTGGACTAGCAGGAGGATCCAGTAATGCAGCAGCAACATTAATTGGTCTTAATAAGTTATGGGATTTGAATTTAGATAAAGAAACATTATGTTCATTAGCATCAAATTTAGGATCTGATATTCCCTTTTTTATAAATGGTGGTATTCAATTATGTTTTGGAAGAGGAGAAATTTTGGAGAAATTAGATTCAAACTTTGGATATGGAGTAATTCTTTTAAAAAATCCAAATGTATCAGTATCTACCGCTGAAACTTATAAAAAATATAGTAATAGATTTTGTGATCAATATCTTACTGATAGAGAAATGATTGAGAACATAAGAAAAAATTTAAGAGATAATGGTTTAAATAACTTGGATTTTGATACTCATCATTCATCCATTAAAAATGATTTGCAGTTAGTTGTTGAAAATGAAAATGATTCTGTAAAGCAGGCATTATATTTACTTTCTAAATTAGAAAATTGTCTTACATATTCAATGAGTGGATCAGGCCCTACATGCTTTGCAGTCTTTAAAGATATTGAGACTGCTAAAAAAGAATTAATTGCAAATTATAAATTGTTTAGAAATAAAGGTTACGATTCATGGGTTTGCACTTTCCTTGAAAAGGGAATAACATTCATTTAA
- a CDS encoding DUF3082 domain-containing protein, whose translation MADKSNENIEKNIPEKGPFNFIVGSLTSFLLFIFFYFLSNKIAIYFSVHKPANSSEIVQNISSSINTLIIGLSFLLTFSFAFIGLGLFIVFIRSFFLKKS comes from the coding sequence GTGGCTGATAAAAGTAATGAGAATATTGAAAAAAACATTCCCGAAAAAGGACCATTCAATTTTATTGTAGGATCATTAACAAGTTTTTTATTATTTATATTTTTTTATTTTTTAAGTAATAAAATTGCAATTTATTTTTCAGTACATAAACCAGCTAATTCTTCTGAAATAGTCCAAAATATTTCTTCTAGTATTAATACCTTAATAATTGGATTATCTTTTTTGTTAACTTTCTCTTTTGCTTTTATAGGTTTAGGACTTTTTATTGTATTTATTCGCAGTTTTTTTCTGAAGAAAAGTTGA
- a CDS encoding pyruvate dehydrogenase complex E1 component subunit beta, whose protein sequence is MAGTLLFNALKEAIDEEMANDVNVCVMGEDVGQYGGSYKVTKDLYEKYGELRVLDTPIAENSFTGMAVGAAMTGLRPIVEGMNMGFLLLAFNQISNNMGMLRYTSGGNYKIPAVVRGPGGVGRQLGAEHSQRLEAYFHAVPGIKIVACSTPTNAKGLMKAAIRDDNPVLFFEHVLLYNLSEELPEGDYTCALDQADVVKEGKDITLLTYSRMRHHCLKAVEELEKKGIDVELIDLISLKPFDMEAISKSIRKTNKVIIVEECMKTGGIGAELIALITEECFDDLDARPIRLSSQDIPTPYNGNLENLTIIQPHQIVEKVEHLISGSI, encoded by the coding sequence GTGGCTGGAACATTATTATTTAATGCTTTGAAAGAGGCAATTGATGAAGAAATGGCAAATGATGTAAATGTTTGCGTTATGGGGGAGGATGTTGGTCAATATGGAGGATCTTATAAGGTAACTAAGGATTTATATGAAAAATATGGAGAGTTAAGAGTCTTAGATACTCCAATTGCAGAGAATAGTTTTACGGGTATGGCTGTTGGTGCAGCAATGACTGGCTTAAGACCAATAGTAGAAGGAATGAATATGGGTTTTTTGCTTTTAGCTTTTAATCAGATATCAAATAATATGGGTATGCTTAGATATACAAGTGGTGGAAATTATAAAATACCAGCAGTAGTTCGAGGACCTGGAGGAGTTGGCCGTCAACTTGGTGCTGAGCACAGTCAAAGACTTGAAGCATATTTTCATGCAGTTCCTGGCATAAAGATTGTTGCATGTAGTACACCCACAAATGCTAAAGGTTTAATGAAAGCAGCTATAAGAGATGATAATCCGGTTCTATTTTTCGAACATGTTCTACTATACAATTTGTCTGAAGAATTACCTGAGGGTGATTATACATGCGCTTTAGATCAAGCTGACGTTGTAAAAGAAGGGAAAGATATTACTTTATTGACTTATTCAAGAATGAGACATCACTGCCTTAAAGCTGTTGAAGAATTAGAAAAAAAAGGAATAGATGTTGAGTTAATAGATTTAATAAGTTTAAAACCATTTGATATGGAAGCCATCTCAAAATCAATAAGAAAAACAAATAAAGTAATTATTGTTGAAGAATGTATGAAGACTGGAGGTATTGGTGCAGAATTAATTGCCTTGATAACAGAAGAGTGTTTTGATGATCTTGATGCCCGACCAATTAGATTATCTAGTCAGGATATTCCAACTCCTTATAATGGAAATCTTGAGAATTTGACAATAATCCAACCACATCAAATAGTTGAAAAAGTTGAACACTTAATTAGTGGGAGTATATAA
- the secD gene encoding protein translocase subunit SecD — MKRRQGWLFFIIFLLTLSVYLLINYPLQLGLDLQGGSQLTLQIIKEEGKVTSDELEAVNSVIDKRVNNLGVSESNLQTLGGDQLILELPGEQNPLVASRVLGKTALLEFRTQKKGTSTDLKTLQLQRLNIKELIELYSSSDKTQNDENYLKIIQNDLKKIEQELNYSYTSSDIYGMLIEIKKYVDKEITNLFIKTDLSGKDLINAGRRQEQTNSNWEVLLTFSNSGGEKFAEITKSIAGTNQLLAIILDGESISEASVGSQFVNTGITGGSATISGNFSAENARELEVQLKGGSLPLPIEIVESNTIGALLGSKNILKSLYAAISGLIFVGIFMIFNYRILGFVSVLSLVLYGFFNLALYSLIPVTLTLPGISGLILSIGMAVDANILIFERIREELYDGNTLTRSIDSGFQRANSSIVDGHITTLLSCFVLFLLGTNFVKGFAATLGIGVFISLFTSLNCSKTILRFFTTYQSLRQKNLYLPKKNFSN, encoded by the coding sequence ATGAAAAGAAGGCAAGGTTGGCTTTTTTTTATTATATTTCTACTTACTTTATCTGTTTATCTATTAATAAATTATCCCTTACAGTTGGGATTGGATTTACAAGGGGGTTCTCAACTTACACTACAAATTATTAAAGAGGAGGGTAAAGTAACAAGTGATGAACTTGAAGCTGTTAATTCGGTTATTGATAAACGCGTTAACAATTTAGGAGTTTCTGAGTCTAATTTGCAGACTCTTGGTGGAGATCAATTGATTTTAGAATTACCAGGTGAACAAAATCCATTAGTGGCATCAAGGGTATTAGGTAAGACTGCTTTATTAGAATTTAGGACTCAAAAAAAAGGAACATCTACAGATTTAAAAACCTTGCAACTTCAGAGATTGAATATTAAAGAATTAATTGAACTATATTCCTCTTCAGATAAAACTCAAAATGATGAAAATTACCTAAAGATCATTCAAAATGATCTTAAAAAGATAGAGCAAGAATTAAATTACTCATACACTAGTAGTGATATATATGGGATGTTAATTGAAATTAAAAAGTATGTTGATAAAGAAATTACTAATTTATTTATTAAAACAGATTTATCTGGTAAGGATCTTATTAACGCAGGAAGGAGACAAGAACAAACAAATAGTAACTGGGAAGTTTTATTAACTTTTAGTAATTCAGGCGGAGAAAAGTTTGCAGAAATTACAAAGTCAATTGCTGGAACTAATCAACTATTGGCTATCATTCTTGATGGCGAATCAATTAGTGAAGCAAGTGTTGGTAGTCAGTTCGTTAATACTGGGATTACAGGTGGATCAGCTACAATAAGCGGTAATTTTAGTGCTGAAAATGCTAGAGAATTAGAAGTTCAACTTAAAGGAGGTTCATTACCATTGCCAATTGAAATAGTAGAATCTAACACTATAGGGGCTCTTTTGGGATCTAAAAATATTTTAAAAAGTCTTTATGCAGCTATTAGTGGATTAATTTTTGTTGGTATATTTATGATTTTTAATTATAGAATTCTAGGTTTTGTCTCAGTTCTTTCTCTAGTACTTTATGGTTTCTTTAACTTAGCCCTATATTCTTTAATTCCTGTAACTTTGACTTTACCGGGAATATCTGGTCTTATACTTAGCATTGGTATGGCTGTTGACGCAAATATTCTGATATTTGAGAGAATTAGAGAAGAATTATATGATGGAAATACTCTTACAAGATCTATTGATAGTGGTTTTCAAAGAGCTAATTCATCCATAGTTGATGGCCATATTACTACTCTTCTAAGTTGTTTTGTACTGTTTTTATTAGGAACAAATTTTGTTAAAGGTTTTGCGGCAACATTAGGTATTGGAGTCTTTATAAGCTTGTTTACCTCATTAAACTGCTCTAAAACTATTTTGAGATTTTTTACAACATATCAATCTTTGAGACAAAAAAATCTCTATCTACCCAAGAAAAATTTTTCAAATTAA
- the secF gene encoding protein translocase subunit SecF yields MIYNFELIKNKRKIISFSTLLILLSLLGILYSTFNTSYKKPINLGMDFIGGNELRIERVCEEECSNFPPDSVLENLREISKNKNVLNNTKLQFQNNNKLISIRTPYLSIEESNNLISNLDNIVGPLNYESKDSRLIGPKLGKRLLNNCVASLLVSLFAISLYITIRFDKKYALFALLALFHDLLIVFGIFSWLGIILSVEVNSLFAVSLLTIAGYSVNDTVVIFDRIRENLKSNKEGHNETIQLSVNESFRRTTFTSITTLIPLLSIMLFGSYSLFWFSLSLSLGIIVGSYSSILLAPTLLLKD; encoded by the coding sequence ATGATATACAATTTTGAATTAATAAAAAATAAAAGAAAGATAATTAGTTTTTCAACTCTTCTTATTTTGTTGAGTCTTTTAGGAATTTTATATTCTACTTTTAATACTTCCTATAAAAAACCTATAAATTTAGGGATGGATTTTATTGGTGGAAATGAATTAAGAATAGAGAGAGTTTGTGAAGAGGAATGTTCTAATTTCCCCCCTGATTCTGTTTTGGAAAATTTAAGGGAGATCTCAAAAAATAAAAATGTTTTAAATAATACTAAATTACAATTCCAAAATAACAATAAATTAATTTCAATAAGGACCCCTTATTTGAGTATCGAAGAGTCAAATAATCTTATTTCGAATCTTGATAATATTGTGGGACCTCTTAATTATGAGAGTAAGGATTCAAGATTAATAGGTCCAAAGCTAGGGAAAAGATTACTTAATAATTGTGTTGCTTCATTGTTGGTTTCTTTATTTGCAATATCTTTATATATAACCATTAGATTTGATAAAAAATATGCATTATTTGCATTATTAGCTTTGTTCCATGATTTATTAATTGTTTTCGGTATTTTCTCCTGGTTGGGTATTATATTATCTGTCGAAGTAAATAGTTTATTTGCGGTGTCTTTGCTAACTATTGCTGGTTATTCTGTAAATGATACTGTTGTTATTTTTGATAGAATTCGCGAGAATTTAAAATCAAATAAAGAAGGCCATAACGAAACTATTCAATTATCAGTAAATGAATCATTTAGGAGAACAACGTTTACCAGTATTACAACTCTTATCCCTTTATTAAGCATAATGTTGTTTGGATCTTACTCGCTATTTTGGTTTTCCTTGTCCTTATCATTAGGAATTATAGTTGGTAGTTATTCAAGTATTTTATTGGCTCCAACTTTGCTGCTTAAAGACTGA
- a CDS encoding AI-2E family transporter yields MSSSSYFKLVVILITSLIVWTLRDFLLLIICSLVISNIVCNLCNQIQKGLKIPRPLSLFLVLTVISVIVFTIFILVLPPFIKEFNEILVDIPNGLSKINILINTNLNKFNNLFYGEQSENVIDIFSLINDVVTIPDASTIAKAIQESFRNLINIAGNLGSGVLRLIFVLAVSLMISIEPKQYKENILLLIPKNYRNKFRNILEKCNIALANWTFSMVISSLSVGLLSLIVLSILDVKYVVSNALIAMVLNIIPNIGPVISGIFPISIALLDNFWKPLAVLGAYVIIQNIESYIIMPSIMKKKANLLPGLTLISQFGFTFIFGPLGLILSLPLAVVIQVLIKESFKDI; encoded by the coding sequence TTGAGTAGTTCATCATATTTTAAGTTAGTAGTAATTTTAATCACTTCGTTAATAGTATGGACTCTAAGAGATTTTCTTCTTCTAATAATTTGCTCCTTAGTAATTTCAAATATTGTATGTAATTTATGTAATCAAATACAAAAGGGGTTGAAAATTCCCCGACCGCTGTCATTGTTTCTTGTTTTAACTGTTATATCAGTAATAGTATTTACTATTTTTATTCTTGTATTGCCTCCGTTTATAAAAGAATTCAACGAAATACTAGTTGACATTCCAAATGGTTTATCAAAAATAAATATTTTGATTAATACAAATCTGAACAAATTTAATAATTTATTTTATGGTGAACAATCAGAAAATGTTATTGACATTTTTAGTCTTATAAATGATGTAGTTACCATTCCAGATGCCTCAACTATTGCAAAAGCTATACAAGAAAGTTTTAGAAATTTAATAAATATTGCGGGGAATTTGGGTTCAGGTGTTTTGAGATTAATTTTCGTATTAGCAGTGAGTTTAATGATTTCTATTGAACCAAAACAATATAAAGAAAATATACTTCTATTAATTCCAAAAAATTATCGTAACAAATTTAGAAATATTCTGGAAAAATGCAATATTGCATTAGCAAATTGGACCTTTTCTATGGTCATAAGCTCATTATCAGTAGGTCTATTATCATTAATAGTTCTCTCTATATTAGATGTCAAATATGTTGTCTCAAATGCTTTAATAGCGATGGTTCTTAATATTATTCCAAATATAGGTCCAGTTATTAGTGGTATATTTCCAATCTCAATTGCACTACTAGATAATTTCTGGAAACCACTGGCTGTTTTAGGAGCATATGTAATCATTCAAAATATTGAAAGCTACATAATAATGCCATCTATAATGAAGAAAAAAGCAAACTTACTTCCGGGTTTAACATTAATATCACAATTTGGATTTACCTTCATTTTTGGTCCATTAGGCTTAATACTATCTCTTCCATTAGCTGTAGTAATACAAGTTTTAATCAAAGAATCATTTAAAGATATTTAA
- the psb28 gene encoding photosystem II reaction center protein Psb28, with translation MTANKDAKIQFYEGTDEPVVPEIRLTRSKDGTTGQALFLFEKPQALSSITDGEITGMRMIDSEGEILTREVKVKFVDGEPIFLEAAYIWKNTSDFDRFMRFANSYAKSNGLGYSEKK, from the coding sequence ATGACAGCAAATAAAGATGCAAAAATACAATTTTATGAAGGAACTGATGAACCAGTAGTACCAGAAATAAGGCTTACTAGGAGTAAGGATGGTACCACCGGCCAAGCATTATTTTTATTCGAAAAACCTCAGGCATTATCTTCCATTACAGATGGTGAAATCACAGGCATGCGTATGATTGACTCTGAAGGTGAAATACTAACTAGGGAAGTAAAAGTAAAGTTTGTTGATGGAGAACCAATATTTTTAGAAGCAGCATACATTTGGAAGAACACATCTGACTTTGATAGATTTATGAGATTTGCAAATAGTTATGCCAAATCAAATGGATTAGGATATTCTGAGAAAAAGTAG
- the mnmH gene encoding tRNA 2-selenouridine(34) synthase MnmH produces MYFKRKELEKFRSFKGPLIDVRSPSEYYKGHLPNSINIPLFDNDERSKIGTIYKKEGRKKAVIEGLKFFEKKMELLLDNLFMSIESYKTISNKNNEFFIRIYCSRGGMRSQSIAWLLEKYKLNPITLHGGYKIYRKWVLDSFSKKLNIVVIGGKTGTGKTKLLSLIEKYKYQTIDLEGFACHRGSTFGGLGMKEQPSNEQFENQIAEKLNSFKFTKNIFVEAESANIGKCKIPHEFFNQMKNSRRIEIVRSESNRLEELIDTYSVFKKEELQESVLRIKKRLGPQRTKIALESINNERWDLVCKSVLEYYDKCYEYEKVGKTNIKILDLTDKKYDESILELINNLL; encoded by the coding sequence ATGTATTTCAAAAGAAAAGAACTAGAGAAATTTAGAAGTTTTAAAGGACCACTTATAGATGTTAGAAGCCCGAGTGAATATTATAAAGGACACCTGCCTAATTCTATTAACATTCCATTATTTGATAATGATGAGAGATCTAAAATTGGGACGATTTATAAGAAAGAAGGAAGAAAAAAAGCAGTCATAGAAGGATTAAAATTTTTTGAAAAAAAAATGGAATTACTTCTTGATAATTTATTCATGAGTATTGAGTCTTATAAAACTATTTCTAATAAAAATAATGAATTTTTTATCAGAATATATTGTTCTAGAGGAGGAATGCGTTCACAAAGCATTGCTTGGCTACTAGAAAAATATAAATTAAATCCAATAACACTTCATGGAGGATACAAAATATATAGAAAATGGGTATTAGATAGTTTTTCAAAAAAGTTGAATATAGTAGTTATTGGAGGAAAAACAGGAACAGGAAAGACAAAATTATTATCATTAATAGAGAAATATAAATATCAAACTATTGATCTTGAAGGATTTGCTTGTCATAGAGGAAGTACATTTGGAGGTTTAGGAATGAAAGAACAACCTTCAAATGAACAATTTGAAAACCAAATTGCAGAAAAATTAAATTCCTTTAAATTTACTAAAAATATTTTTGTAGAAGCTGAAAGTGCAAATATAGGCAAATGCAAAATACCACATGAATTCTTTAATCAGATGAAAAATTCTAGGAGAATTGAAATTGTAAGGAGCGAATCTAACAGGTTAGAAGAGTTAATAGATACATATAGTGTATTTAAGAAAGAGGAACTCCAAGAATCTGTATTAAGGATTAAAAAAAGATTAGGACCACAAAGAACAAAAATAGCTCTCGAATCAATTAATAATGAGAGGTGGGACTTAGTTTGTAAATCAGTTCTAGAATATTACGATAAGTGTTATGAATATGAAAAGGTTGGCAAAACAAATATAAAGATATTAGATTTAACCGATAAAAAATATGATGAAAGTATCCTTGAGTTAATAAATAATCTTTTATAA
- a CDS encoding GUN4 domain-containing protein: MNNKEQDNYNNVTLDLIKQFVDSNQRKRINSLTQIESEVENIFNLGPSLFDIFDSEGDDWAAGWILQVLKKFKPEFFKNSKFNNWFNTYSDIDINYEELQLMLIEQKFEEADRLTSSYLRKLAGKLAEKRGYVFYSEVKNMSGKDLQTIDRLWTIYSTGRFGFSIQAKILKSVGKKYELMWPKIGWKQDGLWTRYPGSFCWSLDAPDGHMPLINQLRGVRLMDSILRHPAIAERHNNIL; encoded by the coding sequence ATGAATAACAAAGAACAAGATAACTATAATAATGTTACATTAGATTTAATAAAACAATTTGTAGATTCCAATCAAAGAAAAAGAATAAATTCATTAACTCAAATAGAATCCGAAGTCGAAAATATTTTTAATCTTGGGCCTTCACTCTTCGATATCTTTGATAGTGAAGGAGATGACTGGGCTGCTGGTTGGATATTGCAAGTATTAAAAAAATTTAAGCCTGAATTCTTTAAAAACTCCAAATTTAATAATTGGTTTAATACTTATTCAGATATTGATATTAATTATGAAGAACTGCAATTAATGTTAATTGAGCAAAAATTTGAAGAGGCTGATAGATTAACTAGTTCTTACCTGAGAAAATTAGCTGGAAAATTAGCTGAAAAACGTGGATATGTCTTCTACAGTGAGGTTAAGAATATGTCAGGTAAAGATTTACAAACAATTGATAGATTATGGACTATTTATTCTACGGGTAGATTTGGATTCTCAATTCAAGCAAAGATATTAAAATCAGTAGGAAAAAAATATGAATTAATGTGGCCGAAAATAGGTTGGAAACAAGATGGGTTATGGACTAGATATCCTGGATCTTTTTGCTGGTCATTAGATGCTCCCGATGGTCATATGCCTTTAATAAATCAACTAAGAGGAGTAAGACTTATGGATTCCATCTTGCGGCACCCTGCTATTGCAGAGAGACATAACAATATTCTTTAA
- a CDS encoding DUF6439 family protein produces MTYWDKDTIQLVQSLNDKLKIDHSTWHKDKGNKYKRSAELISAGLCHLIISCNENETIEYMEESIKWLKEINVDQPCPSKNHLFKAN; encoded by the coding sequence ATGACCTATTGGGATAAAGATACTATTCAGCTTGTTCAAAGTCTTAATGACAAATTAAAGATTGATCATTCTACATGGCATAAAGATAAAGGAAATAAATATAAACGATCTGCAGAACTAATTTCTGCGGGTTTATGCCATTTAATTATTTCTTGTAATGAGAATGAAACTATTGAGTATATGGAAGAAAGTATTAAATGGTTAAAAGAAATTAACGTAGATCAACCTTGCCCTAGTAAAAATCACCTTTTTAAAGCTAACTGA
- a CDS encoding class I SAM-dependent methyltransferase: protein MARESISKIAYKTLQQSKSLAGFAHKQISSRLMNFILPDSKLENFDIDKDLLIQIQNSMDNLREEDWNDAEKNIYPKKLLFDEPWLRYLTQYPKIWLDMPNTWDRRRKQNFDDLPKSIDKDNYPQYYLRNFHHQTDGYLSDFSASIYDLQVEILFNGSADSMRRRIIKPIKEGLEIFSDRKKSSLKILDVATGSGRTLKQLRAAFPKEKITGIDLSDSYLKEASRYISDLDGDLIQLIKGNAEELPFENDSFQCISCVYLFHELPRTIRAKVLNEFFRVLEPGGILVLADSIQISDSPDFTSVMENFYKSFHEPFYCDYIKEDIDSKIEDVGFKDVKSNSFFMTKVWSAVK from the coding sequence ATGGCTAGGGAATCTATTTCAAAAATTGCATATAAAACGCTACAACAAAGTAAAAGCCTTGCAGGTTTCGCTCACAAGCAGATCAGTTCAAGATTAATGAATTTTATTCTTCCCGATTCTAAGCTTGAAAATTTTGATATAGATAAGGATCTTCTAATACAAATCCAAAATTCTATGGATAACTTAAGAGAAGAAGATTGGAATGATGCAGAAAAAAATATATATCCAAAAAAATTATTGTTTGACGAGCCATGGCTTAGATATTTAACTCAATATCCTAAAATTTGGCTCGATATGCCTAATACATGGGATAGACGTAGAAAACAAAACTTTGATGATCTTCCAAAATCAATTGATAAAGATAATTATCCTCAATATTACTTAAGAAATTTCCATCATCAAACAGATGGTTATTTATCAGATTTTTCAGCTAGCATTTATGACTTACAAGTAGAGATACTTTTTAATGGAAGTGCTGACTCAATGAGAAGAAGAATAATTAAGCCAATAAAAGAAGGACTTGAAATTTTTAGCGATAGAAAAAAAAGTTCATTAAAAATACTTGATGTGGCCACAGGTTCAGGGAGAACATTAAAACAATTAAGAGCCGCATTTCCTAAAGAAAAAATTACAGGAATTGATTTATCTGATTCATACTTAAAAGAGGCAAGTAGATATATTTCAGATTTAGATGGAGATTTAATCCAGTTAATAAAAGGTAATGCTGAAGAATTACCTTTTGAAAATGATAGTTTTCAATGTATTTCTTGTGTTTACTTATTTCATGAATTACCTAGAACAATTAGAGCTAAAGTATTAAATGAATTTTTTAGAGTTCTTGAACCTGGTGGGATATTAGTTTTAGCTGATTCAATTCAAATAAGTGATTCACCTGACTTTACATCTGTAATGGAGAACTTCTATAAATCTTTTCATGAGCCTTTTTATTGTGATTACATAAAAGAGGATATAGATTCTAAAATAGAGGATGTTGGTTTTAAAGATGTAAAATCAAATTCCTTTTTTATGACCAAAGTGTGGTCTGCTGTAAAGTAA